One window from the genome of Gemmatimonadota bacterium encodes:
- a CDS encoding acyl carrier protein, with amino-acid sequence MASTAERIRNLIAENLEVDGQPIELPDDLNISLQEAGISSVDLVAFAKVVAQEFNVEFTLEDCGDVKSVQELVERLDAA; translated from the coding sequence ATGGCTTCAACCGCAGAACGTATCAGAAACCTCATCGCGGAAAATCTGGAAGTCGATGGACAGCCAATTGAGTTGCCCGATGACCTGAACATCAGCCTCCAGGAGGCTGGAATTTCCTCTGTAGATCTCGTCGCGTTCGCGAAAGTAGTCGCACAGGAATTCAACGTTGAATTTACGCTTGAAGATTGCGGTGATGTCAAAAGCGTACAGGAACTGGTCGAACGACTGGACGCAGCCTGA
- a CDS encoding sulfatase, whose protein sequence is MNIVLIIIDTMRYDYIGANGNDWIETPNLDRLSAQSWCFDRAFAASFPTIPYRTDVMTGKYGSPFQTWKPLPFDTRSLPSVLGEAGYATQLIHDTPHLVNGGHAFDYPFHTWTFIRGAEVDRAWMDDEAQWPSNWCRDPLFDVLGEDADLTKHNYTYARTNRGRTNLDDWNCAKLFNTAAQFLRDNARRENFFLWIDCFDPHEPWDVPPAFMLKYDKTPGYDGRLDPRAFQGSRNNPNLPDEAKARMKASYAAKVTWMDHCFGRFLEAFDATGLSKNTAIIIAGDHGTNVGERGRFGKYAPVYEQEIHIPLIIKTPEDDGGRSSAIFQPQDFYATVANLAGAPIPGDIDSQDILTAAREGSVGMRQLALAGTARGWAPQRGFFTVFDQDGYLEWQPRTEDCMLTPYGSLDNTAAEYPDRVQSLHAAGLSELERRGADPLLIDWLKNGAEGQIPENCRLFDGWPGPEGFQTYFARAYGGA, encoded by the coding sequence ATGAATATCGTACTCATTATCATTGATACGATGCGCTATGACTATATTGGTGCGAACGGAAATGACTGGATCGAAACACCCAATCTCGATCGTTTATCTGCGCAGTCATGGTGTTTTGACCGCGCTTTTGCCGCCAGCTTTCCCACCATTCCCTATCGCACGGATGTTATGACCGGGAAATACGGCAGTCCCTTTCAAACCTGGAAACCCCTGCCTTTTGACACGCGGTCTCTTCCCTCTGTGCTGGGAGAAGCGGGATACGCGACACAGCTTATTCACGATACGCCGCATCTCGTCAACGGGGGGCACGCTTTTGATTATCCGTTCCACACATGGACATTTATCCGCGGTGCAGAGGTTGACCGCGCCTGGATGGACGATGAAGCGCAGTGGCCGAGCAACTGGTGCAGAGATCCCTTATTCGATGTTTTGGGCGAAGATGCGGATCTGACAAAACACAACTATACGTATGCCCGTACCAATCGGGGACGCACAAACTTAGACGACTGGAATTGTGCGAAGTTGTTCAATACGGCAGCCCAATTCTTGCGGGATAATGCGCGGCGGGAAAATTTCTTTCTCTGGATTGACTGCTTCGACCCTCACGAACCCTGGGACGTGCCCCCGGCCTTTATGCTCAAATACGACAAGACCCCCGGTTACGATGGGCGGCTTGATCCCCGCGCTTTTCAGGGATCGCGCAATAATCCCAATTTGCCCGATGAAGCCAAAGCCCGTATGAAAGCCAGTTACGCGGCCAAGGTCACATGGATGGATCATTGCTTCGGGCGGTTTCTCGAAGCCTTTGACGCCACTGGCTTGAGCAAAAATACCGCGATCATTATTGCCGGAGATCACGGTACTAATGTGGGCGAGCGCGGGCGCTTTGGCAAGTACGCGCCTGTGTACGAACAGGAGATTCACATTCCGCTCATTATCAAAACGCCCGAAGATGACGGGGGACGCAGTTCAGCTATTTTCCAACCCCAGGATTTTTACGCTACTGTCGCCAATTTGGCCGGTGCGCCCATTCCGGGGGATATAGACAGCCAGGATATCCTCACCGCCGCACGGGAAGGCAGTGTGGGAATGCGGCAACTCGCGCTTGCGGGCACTGCCCGGGGATGGGCACCACAGCGCGGATTTTTCACTGTGTTCGACCAGGACGGGTACCTGGAATGGCAACCCAGGACCGAAGATTGCATGCTCACGCCTTATGGGTCACTGGACAATACGGCAGCGGAATATCCCGACCGCGTTCAGAGCCTGCATGCCGCGGGTCTTTCTGAACTCGAGCGCCGGGGTGCTGATCCCCTATTGATCGACTGGCTCAAAAACGGTGCAGAGGGTCAGATCCCTGAGAATTGCCGCCTTTTCGATGGCTGGCCCGGGCCAGAAGGTTTCCAGACCTATTTTGCGAGAGCTTATGGCGGTGCTTGA
- a CDS encoding phytanoyl-CoA dioxygenase family protein yields MTPEERFMFDLEGYLVIKNVLKPEEVKRLNEVADATFVRDYDDPDKDSKGRVGRRQVGRVSAWSPETQALIDHPRILPYLIELLGPNFRLDHDYCIFMRPGAACGRLHGAPGGHTGSQRKYLYLEGEMLNGLSVVTFFLADAKAGDGGFACVPGSHKTNFGQNVPPEVRNFERVPDYMVQPEVEAGDALIFTEALMHGTMPWRASHERRAFLYKYAPGHLAYSNNFYNADDYTNPSDQQRRILTPPSAGRRPPVVEEV; encoded by the coding sequence ATGACACCCGAAGAAAGGTTTATGTTTGACCTGGAGGGCTATCTGGTCATTAAAAATGTGTTGAAGCCTGAGGAAGTCAAACGGCTCAATGAGGTTGCGGATGCGACATTTGTGCGGGATTACGACGATCCGGACAAGGATTCAAAGGGGCGAGTTGGTCGCCGGCAAGTGGGGCGCGTGTCTGCGTGGTCGCCAGAGACACAGGCTTTGATCGATCACCCGCGTATTTTGCCGTATTTAATTGAATTGCTCGGTCCGAATTTTCGGCTCGATCACGACTATTGCATTTTTATGAGGCCGGGGGCTGCTTGTGGCCGCTTGCACGGCGCGCCCGGCGGGCATACGGGCAGTCAGCGCAAGTACCTGTATCTGGAAGGTGAGATGTTGAATGGGTTGAGTGTGGTGACGTTCTTTTTGGCAGATGCAAAGGCGGGAGATGGCGGCTTTGCCTGTGTTCCCGGGAGCCATAAGACCAATTTTGGTCAAAATGTGCCACCCGAAGTGCGAAATTTTGAACGCGTTCCCGATTATATGGTTCAACCAGAAGTGGAAGCAGGCGATGCATTGATTTTTACAGAGGCGCTGATGCACGGTACGATGCCGTGGAGAGCAAGCCATGAACGCCGCGCATTTCTGTATAAATACGCGCCGGGCCATCTGGCATATTCCAATAATTTTTACAATGCAGATGACTATACCAACCCATCGGACCAACAGCGGCGTATCTTGACGCCACCCTCTGCGGGAAGGCGCCCACCTGTGGTGGAGGAAGTGTGA
- a CDS encoding mandelate racemase/muconate lactonizing enzyme family protein — protein MKITAIKTFMASMGQRSRALVKVETDEGIYGWGECYSPGPDLAIGPTMDYIFELVKGEDPRRIEYIMLKLFQQFRFPPGAIGLSAMSGLDHALWDISGKAAGLPVYMLLGGAVRDRIQVYRSVGGKDGREAARVARQLNEEHGITAFKTSPFRLDPSADRWGRVCAAAADYFEALRKYSDDNWEFAFDPHAKIFEPIRALQLANALAPYDPLFYEEPLRPENSDAWARLRSQMQVPLATGESLYTKFEFLDLMSKDGADIIQPDICICGGLLEMRKIAAIAQAHYVTVAPHNPMGPLATAVNVQFAAATPNFKILEYHLPDESNALNWLDEPYWPVDGYLELRPDRPGLGVEVNEEVIRAGEYVHWERGSTKAPDGSTNYI, from the coding sequence ATGAAGATTACAGCGATCAAGACGTTTATGGCGAGCATGGGGCAGCGGTCCCGTGCGCTGGTGAAGGTCGAAACTGACGAAGGTATTTACGGATGGGGAGAGTGCTATAGCCCCGGGCCCGATCTGGCAATTGGTCCAACGATGGATTATATTTTTGAGCTGGTTAAAGGCGAAGATCCTCGGCGGATTGAGTATATCATGCTCAAGCTGTTTCAGCAGTTCAGATTTCCACCAGGGGCAATAGGTCTTTCCGCTATGTCGGGCCTGGACCACGCGCTTTGGGATATTAGTGGCAAAGCTGCGGGGTTGCCGGTTTATATGCTGTTGGGCGGTGCTGTGCGCGATCGCATTCAGGTTTATCGGAGTGTTGGTGGAAAAGACGGCAGGGAAGCAGCAAGAGTTGCGCGCCAGCTAAATGAAGAGCACGGTATTACGGCATTTAAGACCAGTCCGTTTCGCCTGGATCCCAGTGCAGACCGATGGGGTCGGGTCTGTGCGGCTGCCGCCGATTATTTCGAGGCATTGCGAAAGTATTCGGATGACAACTGGGAATTTGCCTTTGATCCACATGCCAAAATTTTTGAGCCAATTCGCGCGTTGCAACTGGCCAATGCTCTTGCGCCTTACGATCCGCTTTTTTATGAAGAACCGTTAAGGCCCGAGAACAGCGATGCGTGGGCGCGCTTGCGTTCACAAATGCAGGTTCCGCTGGCAACGGGAGAATCTCTGTACACGAAGTTTGAATTTTTGGATTTGATGTCAAAAGATGGCGCGGATATTATTCAGCCAGATATTTGTATATGCGGTGGCTTGTTGGAGATGCGGAAGATCGCTGCGATTGCACAGGCGCATTATGTGACGGTGGCGCCGCACAATCCGATGGGACCATTGGCTACAGCGGTCAATGTCCAATTTGCAGCTGCCACGCCCAATTTCAAAATTCTGGAATATCACCTGCCCGATGAAAGCAATGCCCTGAATTGGTTGGACGAACCCTATTGGCCTGTGGATGGATATCTGGAATTGAGGCCCGATCGCCCCGGTTTGGGTGTGGAGGTGAATGAAGAGGTCATCAGGGCGGGTGAATACGTCCACTGGGAACGTGGGAGTACCAAAGCGCCCGATGGTTCGACGAATTATATTTAA
- a CDS encoding SMP-30/gluconolactonase/LRE family protein, whose translation MGIEVIRDEMADLVDPAAEPELIADGFQFTEGPVWDPAQVCLFFSDIPANTIFKWTPEGGIVAYRQPSYHSNGLTLDGEGRLLSCEHSGRRVSIEADGELKTLVDSYQGKKLNSPNDLVVCQNGDIIFTDPPYGLSSSHGVVAEQELPFLGVYRLPLGESEPILLIDDFERPNGLAITADEKTLYVDDTQRGHIRAFDVQDDGSLANGRVLAELKGDEDGAPDGMKLDHNGNIYCTGPGAVWVFNPGGDLLGKIRLPLPAANLNWGGEDRKALFFTARTDVYRVACKVGG comes from the coding sequence ATGGGTATTGAAGTTATTCGGGACGAGATGGCCGATCTGGTCGATCCCGCGGCAGAACCCGAATTGATTGCTGATGGGTTTCAGTTCACCGAGGGCCCGGTCTGGGACCCCGCACAGGTCTGTTTGTTTTTTTCGGATATTCCGGCAAATACCATTTTTAAGTGGACGCCAGAAGGGGGGATAGTCGCATATCGCCAACCGAGTTATCATTCAAATGGATTGACATTGGATGGAGAGGGGCGGCTCCTTTCGTGCGAACACTCTGGCCGTCGGGTAAGCATAGAGGCAGATGGCGAGTTGAAAACGCTGGTGGATTCCTATCAGGGCAAAAAGCTCAATTCGCCCAACGATCTGGTTGTATGTCAGAATGGGGATATCATTTTCACGGATCCTCCTTATGGTCTGTCGAGCAGCCACGGCGTGGTGGCAGAACAGGAATTGCCGTTTCTGGGGGTATATCGCCTGCCTCTGGGGGAATCAGAACCCATTCTTTTGATTGACGATTTTGAACGCCCCAATGGGTTGGCGATAACAGCCGATGAAAAGACCCTGTACGTCGATGACACGCAGCGGGGACATATTCGCGCATTTGACGTGCAGGATGATGGCTCTCTCGCAAATGGCAGGGTATTGGCCGAACTGAAAGGCGATGAAGATGGCGCACCTGATGGCATGAAGCTGGACCACAATGGGAATATTTACTGCACGGGACCTGGGGCTGTGTGGGTGTTTAATCCTGGGGGCGACCTTCTTGGGAAAATTAGACTGCCTCTTCCCGCTGCCAATTTGAACTGGGGCGGCGAAGATCGGAAGGCGTTATTTTTTACCGCGAGAACGGATGTTTATCGCGTGGCGTGCAAAGTGGGAGGATAG